Genomic DNA from Thermoplasmatales archaeon:
ACACCAGATCCTTCTGGACGTGGCCCTTTCCTATGCCATCCTTGGTTTTCTGGGAACCGTCCTTGTGGCGCGGTTTGGGGAAAGGGGTGAACGATGAGGATTTTCGGAGAAGTTCTTCTCTTTTTGGGGCTGGTCCTCCTTTGGCTTGGGGGCCTTGGGATGGTGCGGTTCCGTTCGCCGTATGTGCGGCTGCAGGTGGCCGGGGTGGCTGATATCGGTGGGACGAGCCTTTTTCTGGTGGGGCTTATCGTGTGGGAGGGCTGGGAAGCTACGGGAGGATTGGCCTTGGTTTTGCTCCTTTTCCTACTTTTCACCGGGCCCTTGGCCACTCATGCTGTGGCCAAAAGCGCCTTTGTGCGGAGGATACGCGACTGACATGGCGGCCGTCTTTCTCTGCGTCCTGGCCTTGGCTCTGGCCGTCTTCGCCCTCACCCGCAGGCGCCTTCTTTGGGGGGTGATTGGGGTGGGCGCCCATTCCCTGGTTTTGGCTGGGCTCTATTTGGTTTTGGCTGCGCCCGACGTGGCCCTCACCGAAGCTGCCGTAGGATTCGGCCTTGTGACCTTCGTGTACCTTTTGGCTTTGCGCCGCACGGGAAAAATCGTGGTCGCCGCCA
This window encodes:
- a CDS encoding monovalent cation/H(+) antiporter subunit G, translated to MRIFGEVLLFLGLVLLWLGGLGMVRFRSPYVRLQVAGVADIGGTSLFLVGLIVWEGWEATGGLALVLLLFLLFTGPLATHAVAKSAFVRRIRD
- a CDS encoding pH regulation protein F — its product is HQILLDVALSYAILGFLGTVLVARFGERGER